A DNA window from Ranitomeya imitator isolate aRanImi1 chromosome 2, aRanImi1.pri, whole genome shotgun sequence contains the following coding sequences:
- the LOC138666824 gene encoding olfactory receptor 5AR1-like translates to MYKTASGNESQASQFTILCFSDLSHLQFPLFMIFLTIYLNIIFGNIAVLVTIVFDPHLHTPMYIFLSNLSVLDIFYTSTTLPKLLIMLSTQHKIMPLVGCITQMYFFLCFACMEMILLAVMAYDRYLAVCHPLHYTILMSPRTCFVLVTSIWIAAVLEPASFTILVSKLSFCSSNQIHHFFCDVSPLLKLSCSDTTYVNMTTYILGALVGMTTFIMTLVSYIYIVFNIMNIHSAVGRSKTFSTCASHLTSVLLYYSTTLSLYMRPTSMYSPTQDKFFSLLYIVLIPLLNPVIYTLKNKQFKDAFKKTNFLMFSKEERLTLQVETLEEVEKAESVFDTEGTETAINFPKPFKSTGQKGSISIANKLEMVQFKLLALTFLMPQGPGRHSGIAFLTGRVMSRLEAREDLIYQVATKHTTCSHSRLEGGALNLVFRGTPLLIYSGLEGKQSVSPVRPAEKEVCQRDRLCEEKGKGLILDWSSLRPEGELEKVREELVMELQLRRSWYDRRIAE, encoded by the exons ATGTATAAAACGGCTTCAGGGAATGAGTCACAAGCATCACAATTCACAATCCTGTGTTTCTCCGATCTTTCTCACCTTCAATTTCCTCTTTTTATGATATTTTTAACAATCTACCTTAATATAATATTTGGAAACATTGCAGTTCTTGTGACGATTGTCTTCGATCCTCACCTGCACACTCCTATGTATATATTTTTGAGTAACCTCTCAGTTCTGGATATTTTCTATACTTCTACCACTCTACCCAAACTTCTTATTATGCTTTCTACTCAACACAAGATCATGCCACTGGTCGGGTGTATAACACAGATGTATTTTTTTCTTTGCTTTGCTTGTATGGAAATGATTCTTCTTGCAGTTATGGCATATGACCGGTATTTGGCAGTCTGCCATCCGCTCCACTATACCATACTCATGAGTCCAAGAACCTGCTTTGTTCTGGTCACCTCCATATGGATTGCTGCAGTATTAGAACCTGCTTCTTTTACAATTTTAGTCTCAAAGTTATCTTTTTGCTCATCCAACCAAATTCATCATTTTTTCTGTGATGTCTCTCCATTGCTGAAACTTTCCTGTAGTGATACCACTTACGTAAATATGACAACTTACATTTTAGGTGCGCTGGTTGGTATGACCACATTCATCATGACTTTGGTTTCTTACATTTATATTGTATTTAATATCATGAACATTCACTCGGCAGTTGGAAGAAGTAAAACCTTCTCGACCTGCGCCTCCCATCTCACCTCTGTACTTCTATATTACAGCACAACTTTATCGTTATATATGAGGCCCACATCAATGTATTCTCCAACACAGGACAAGTTTTTCTCTCTTCTGTATATCGTATTAATCCCATTGCTCAACCCTGTAATTTACACTCTGAAGAATAAGCAATTTAAAGATGCTTTTAAAAAaactaattttttaatgttttctaaaGA ggagaggttgacgcTGCAGGTGGAGACCCTTGAGGAGGTGGAGAAGGCAGAATCAGTAtttgatacagag GGGACTGAGACGGCCATCAACTTTCCGAAACCATTTAAATCAACAGGgcaaaaaggcagcatttccatagcCAACAAGTTGGAGATGGTGCAGTTCAAGCTTTTAGCTTTGACATttctgatgccccagggtcctggtcgtcacagtggcattgctttcctcacagggagagtgatgtcacgcttggaagcaagggaagatctcatCTATCAGGTagccacaaagcacacaacatgttcacactccaggctagaagggggagctctgaatcttgttttcaggggaactcccctattgatatattctggcttggagggaaagcAGTCAGTCAGTCCAGTGAGACCAGCAGAGAAggaagtctgtcagagggacagactgTGTGAGGAGAAGGGGAAAGGCCTGATactagactggagcagtctgaggccggAAGGAGAGTTGGAGAAAGTCAGAGAGGAGCTTGTCATGGAActtcagctgaggcggagctggtacgataggagaatagctgagtag